In Chthoniobacterales bacterium, the genomic stretch AACCGCAGCGGGGAGCACCAAGGCGAAAGATTTGTAGAGGAGGGCAAATCCGGTCATCAATCCGAAGGCGAATGTCATCGGCCAAGTGAGTCCGCCCGCGCGCGGACGCCAAAAAAGCAGCGCAAAAAACGGGGCGAAGAGCCAGAATGTTTCGGGCGCGGATGTAAGGAAGACTCGCCCGTATCGGTAAGTTCCGAAAAAGCTCAGATAAATAAGCGCGGCGAGCAGGCCGAGGGATGCGCTTGCGGACGCTTTGCGTGCCAGCGCAAAAACCATCAGCGCCGTCCCCAGCGTGTAGAGCACATTCGGCCAGCGGAGATTCCAAAGCGTGTAGGATTTCGCCCAGTCCGTGCTCACCAACCCCTGCCAGAAAAGACCCGGCGGCTTGGTGTTGCGATGTCGCTCGATCATCGTCTGCAGCGGCAGCCAGTGGCTGCTCTTGGCCGTGGCATAGGTCATCTGCGCGTAAAGCAATTCGTCGCCGTTGGTGGCGGCATGGTCGCTGTTGAGCGCGACAAAATACGCGGTCGCAGCCAGCATCGCGCAAAGCAGTGCGGTCAGTCCGGTGAAGCGGACAATGTTCGGCGGCATTGGTGCAGAATAGGAGATCAAGCGGGGGATTGTCAGCAAGCGACGATCCAGCCATCAATGGCGCATGGCCCGCCTGATTTTCATCGCTTTCTTGCTCTGTGCGGGATGCTCGCCGCAAAAGCGTGCCGATCTGGTTTTTCTCAACGGGGCCGAACCGGAGACCCTTGATCCTGCTCTCATCACCGGCCAGCCGGAAGGGCGCGTGGCCAACGCGCTGTTCGAGGGGCTCCTCACATTCGATCAGCACGGGAAACCGCAGCCCGGGATGGCCGAAAATTGGGAGATATCCGGGGACGGCAAGACATACACGTTCACTCTGCGCGAGGGCCTGGTGTGGAGCGACGGGAGGCCGCTGACCGCGCAGGACTTCGTCGCCTCGTGGCGCCGCACGCTGGATCCGGCCACGGCGTCGGAATACGCTTACCAGCTGCACTACATCAAAAACGCCAAGGCCTTCAACGAGGGGACGCTGAAGGACTTCGGTCAGGTCGGCGTCTCCGCGCCCGACGACCGGACGTTGCGTGTCGAGCTTGAGAATCCCACGCCGTTTTTTCTCGATCTGTGCGCTTTTGTCACGTTGCTGCCCGTGCCAACGCATGTGATCGGGGAGCATGGCGACAATTGGATCAAACCCGGAAACTTGGTCGGCAACGGCGCCTACCTGCTCGAATCTTGGCGGCTCAACGACCGCATCCGTTTGCGCAAGAATCCGCGTTATTGGAATGCGAAGAGCGTCGCCTTGGATGCCATCGACGTCATTCCGGTGAGCAAGGCGAACACGGCATTCAACCTTTACGCGTCGGGGCAGGCCGATTTGATGATGGACAAGGGCCTTGTTCCCCCGGCCCTGCTCTCTGAGATCAAAAAGCGCGACGATTTTCACGCGGCGCCGTTCCTTGGCACGTATTTCCTGCGCTACAACTGCGCCAAGGGCGCCTTCACCGACCCGCGCGTTCGGCGTGCTTTCAGTCTCGTCATCGACAAAAAGTCGATTGTCGATCGCATTACCCGCGCCGGTGAGCTGCCGGCCGGAAGCTTTGTCCCGCCGGGGGCGGGCGGTTACGAGCCCTGCGACGAATGCGGAACGAAGGATACCGCGGAGGCGAAACGGCTGCTGGCGGAGGCGGGATATCCGGATGGCAAAGGATTTCCCATGGTGAACTATCTTTACAGCGAAGGGGAGCTGAACGAGGCGATTGCCGTCGAACTCCAAAGCATGTGGCGGCGCGAACTCGGGGTGAACGTGCAACTACTGCGCCAGGAGTGGAAAGTTTATCTGCGCTCGCTGAGCACATTGGACTATGACATCGCCCGCTCAAGCTGGGTGGGCGATTACCCCGACCCGAACACATTTCTCGACATGTTCGTCACGGGGGGAGGAAACAACCGCACCGGCTGGAGTGATCCGCGCTACGACCGGCTTATCGGAGAAGCGGCCGCCGAACTGGACCCGGCGAAGCGCCACGCGATCCTGCGCGAAGCCGAAAAAATCCTCGTTTGCGAGCAGATGCCGGTGTGCCCGCTGTATTTCTACGTCGGTATCCAGCTCT encodes the following:
- a CDS encoding peptide ABC transporter substrate-binding protein, with the translated sequence MARLIFIAFLLCAGCSPQKRADLVFLNGAEPETLDPALITGQPEGRVANALFEGLLTFDQHGKPQPGMAENWEISGDGKTYTFTLREGLVWSDGRPLTAQDFVASWRRTLDPATASEYAYQLHYIKNAKAFNEGTLKDFGQVGVSAPDDRTLRVELENPTPFFLDLCAFVTLLPVPTHVIGEHGDNWIKPGNLVGNGAYLLESWRLNDRIRLRKNPRYWNAKSVALDAIDVIPVSKANTAFNLYASGQADLMMDKGLVPPALLSEIKKRDDFHAAPFLGTYFLRYNCAKGAFTDPRVRRAFSLVIDKKSIVDRITRAGELPAGSFVPPGAGGYEPCDECGTKDTAEAKRLLAEAGYPDGKGFPMVNYLYSEGELNEAIAVELQSMWRRELGVNVQLLRQEWKVYLRSLSTLDYDIARSSWVGDYPDPNTFLDMFVTGGGNNRTGWSDPRYDRLIGEAAAELDPAKRHAILREAEKILVCEQMPVCPLYFYVGIQLYDDEGLAGIEGNVLDEHPLKSMYWRK